The following nucleotide sequence is from Halorussus caseinilyticus.
TCCGCGGACGCGGCCGACGCCGGAGAGACGGACGGCGGAGTCGATACCGAAGTCGGTGGCGGAGGGCCGGACGACGACCCCGAGGACGGGGGCGAGGACACCGCTGGCGCGACTGGGCGCTGACCGGACCGACGCCTCCGGACGAACCTCAGACCTCGACACTCAGTTCGACGTACCGGGCCTCCCACTCCCTCCGGGCCTCGATTTCCCGGTCGCCGCGCCGGGTCAGCGTGTAGAAGTTGGTCCGGCGGTCACGCTGGCCCTTCTCGACTAACCCCTTGTCCACCAGCGTATCGAGGTTCGGGTACAACCGACCGTGGTGAATCTCCTTCTCGTAGTAGTTCTCCAGCTCGTCCTTGATAGCGAGTCCGTGCGGTTCGTCAAGTCCGGCGATGACGTACAGCAGGTCGCGTTGGAAACCCGTCAGGTCGTGCATCGGTAACGTACGGATTAAGAGAGCGATGGAAATGAAGATAACGGCCCTTCGTGGCCGACTCTCGCCGTGTAAACGACCCGGTACGTCTCGGCGAGTCTCGGGTCACGCACGGATTTCTCCGGTCAGCGTCAGGACGAACAGGCGGCGAACTTATCCGCTTGGCCCCCGTCTCTGTAGGTATGCCAGAAGAAGTGCTGTTCAAAACCGAGCGCCGGATGAATCGCAACGACGTTGCGTCCTACCTCCGGACCGTCGCGGAGAAACTGGAGTCGGGCGACTCGATTATGCTGTCGGCGGGCGACCAGTCGGTGACGCTCGACCCGCCCGCCCAACCCACCTTCGAGGTGAAGGCCGAACACGAGACGCCGAGTAGCGGCGGTCCCGGTGAACTCAGCATCGAGTTCGAGTTGGAGTGGGACGAGGACGGTGCCGGCGGGAGCGAGACCGACGCCTCGCTGGAAATCCAGTAGCGTCGGCGAGACGCAGGGTTTTATACGCCGATGTCGAGACACCACCTGACAGATGAACCTCCCGGAGGCCGTAGACGTCGCTGACATCTCGCCGCTCGCGTGGCGACTCCTCCGGACCGCGGCCGACTACGACCAGCGAGCGGTCGAGCGCGAAATCGACGACCTGATGCAGGCCCACGTCTCGATGCTCGAAAGCGGAAGTCGGGGTCTCTCCCGGTCGCGGCGGGCGGCACTCCTCGAACTCTACTCGGC
It contains:
- a CDS encoding amphi-Trp domain-containing protein, producing MPEEVLFKTERRMNRNDVASYLRTVAEKLESGDSIMLSAGDQSVTLDPPAQPTFEVKAEHETPSSGGPGELSIEFELEWDEDGAGGSETDASLEIQ
- a CDS encoding PadR family transcriptional regulator, whose amino-acid sequence is MHDLTGFQRDLLYVIAGLDEPHGLAIKDELENYYEKEIHHGRLYPNLDTLVDKGLVEKGQRDRRTNFYTLTRRGDREIEARREWEARYVELSVEV